The genomic window CAGCCCCACCACGTTGTTCCCCTCCGCTCCCGAGGCCTTGAAGCCCTTGGTCCAGTTCAGCAGGATGCCCTGGGGGGCACGGAGCGTTGGGTGGGGGTCGCAGCGGCTCTGTGTCCCCCCATCCCTCCGTCCCCTCACCTTGTCAATGTCCTCGTGCCGCACGGGGAAGGAGAAGGTGAAGCCCAGGGGCAGCTTTTTGTGCTTCATCTGGTGCTTGTCCAGGAAGTCAGAGATGCACTCCGAGATGTAGTCGAAGAGCTGGGGACGGCAGGAGGGATGTCACCGcagtgtccccatccctggtgctgctgtggccCCGTCACCCCACCCCCACCATACCCACACCActgccacagccctgccaccaccaccagcactgccatGTCCCCACTGCCCTGCCCCCAGAGCCACCGTGTCCCAGTCACCCTGTCCCCAGTGCCACCacatccccatcaccccatcCCCAGTGCCACTACGTCCCAGTATCCTCATTCCCTGTGTCACCATGCCCCAtcaccccatccccactgccATCATGACCCCATCATCCCACCTCCAGTGCCACTATGTCCCGGCCGCCCTGTTTATCCTGAGCATCACCACGTCCTCATTGCCCCATCCCCGGAGCCACCCTGTCCCCAGACTGGACACCAAAGGGGGACACCCCTCCTCCCTCGGCAGCGAGGACCCCCTTGGCCCCCGCTCACCATTTCGGCCGTCCCTGTCATGGCGTCCTCAGGGATGGAGTACATCTGGTGCTTCGTCTTCACCTTCCACTGCCCCTCCTCGCCCTCGCCCACCTTCACCAGCATCACGCGGAAGTTGGTGCCGCCCAGGTCCAGCGAGAGGAAATCCCCGACCTCTGCGGAGCAGCGTGGACACGCGGGGCGCCTCATGGCCATCCTGCCGCTCCCGCAGCCCAGGGCTGGGCGCAGCCCCACGGCTCCTTACCCGACCCCTCCGGCGTGGAGCGCACGTAGGTGGGCAGCATTTTGACTGACGCCTCCTCGTGCGTCTCCAGCTTCAGCCCGCGGTCCATCTCCTTCTGCATGCGGTGCATCACCTTCCGCAGGTCCTCCTCCTTCAGACGGAACTCCGACAGGATCTGCTCCACCTGCGGGGTTTCCCGGGGCCGTGGGACCCCCGGCAGTGGGCGCTGAGGACCCCAATCCCCCGTTCCCCCCCGCTGCCATCCCTGCTGTTTTCCTCCCGGCCGTGCTGCGGCCCCCAGCCAGCTGTGCTCGCTGCATTAAGGCCTCATTAGTCAGCGGGCCCAGGCTGCGAGCGCCACGGCTGTTTTCCTGCggctgctgctttgcaaaggAGCGAACCAACGGAGCCTTTGGGGTGACCCCAACAGAGCCTTCAATACAATCCCAAGGCAGTCTGCAGGGCGAGCCCCTACAGTCTTCAGAAACTTTGGGGTGACTCCAATGGAGCCCTTGAGATGACCCCAATGGAGGCTTCAGGGTGACCCCCACAGCACCTTTGGGGTGATCCCAAAGGGGCCTTCAGGGTGACCCCAATGGAGCCCTTGAGGTGACCCCAATGGAGGCTTCAGGGTGACCCCAACAGCACCTCTGGGGTGACCCCAGTGGCACCTTCATGGTGACACAGAGCCGCCCcacactgctgggtgctgctcctcGCTGAATCCTCCCCCATCCCTCCATGCCCACCCCAGCACAGACACTTGAAGCCCTGTGAGTCCAACTTTGGGGTCTCAGCCCCAAGCCCCCCCATGGGGACACAGCACTGTGGTCTCGGGGTTAGGAGCACCACAAGGAGAAGCATAGCTGATGGCACCCTGCATGCAGccccctgccctcctgccaCCCCCCTCCCCACGGTGCTGGCCCCACAGCTCTCCGCTCCCAGTGTGGGGCTTTGCTTTGCATTCGGGTCTGTCCTTTCCCACCCAACACCAGTGCAGGACGCAGGGTCCTGCTGGGCTCTTCCTGGGGTCAGAGCCCACGTGCCCCATGCAATGCCCGGcgcccagcacccacagcccaaCCTGCCAgcacctcagcccagcacagccacaagtGGGCCCGGCCATGGGGCCATGGGGCTACGGCGCTATGGGGCCATGGGGCTATGGTGCAATGGGGGTATGGGGCCATGGGGTGATGGTGCTATGGGGCTGAAGGGCCGTGGTGCTGGAGCTCACCTTCTCCTGCCGCCAGCTCTCCATCCTGCTCCTGTGGTCCAACATGGGGGCAGCCGTCGGTGCGGGCCGGACACTGCTGTCCCCCCGCGTCCCCCCGTGTTCCCCCCGCCCGGATCTCCGCCCTTAGCTCATGGGGTGCCCCCGGTCCCCCCCCACGGCCGTCCCGTCAGGAGGGCTCGGGCCCGGCTCCCCACATCCCGGGGCGGCCCTCGGGGTGCGGGGTGCCCGCAggccctcctcctgctctgcctgctgccccgTGGGGCGGTGGGGAGGCCGTGGGCGCCCGGCAGAGCAGTGCAGCCCGTCAGCGGGCGGCAGTTGTCATACCAACCACTCCGTGTCCTGGTCACCACCGCCAGCTCTCCAGCGGTCCCATGGAGACGGGCGACCGCGGCTCCGTGACAAAGGTGACAGTGCGACGGCCGCCGGCCCCACAGCGCCGGGGGGAGCCCCACGTGGGGCCCAACTGGCATGGCCCCCCAGGATGACCCCATAGCGCTGACCCCATAGCGCGGTGCCTGCCCCACTGCGGGGTGAAGCTGTGGGGTCGTGAGAGAAGCGTTAGGGTGCACCGGGGGGCTGCTCCAGAGGGGGCCATTCTGTGGGGTGAGGCTGCCCCATAGGGCCGGCCCCACACCTGAGGCCACGCCCAACGCGGAGGCCCCGCCCACCTCAAGGCCCCGCCCACGCGCGAGGCTCCACCCACACGTCTCCAAGGGTGTGGCCCCACCCCATCTCGGGCGCCCCGCCCACACTACAGGCCACGCCCATCCAGACGGACACGCCCCATAGGCCACGCCCCCTACACAGACCACGCCCCAATCCTTCCTGCACTGAAGGCCCCGCCCACTGATGAAGCCCAGCCTCCAGACCAGGCCACGCCCACAAAAGGCCCCGCCCTTCGCCCAGCATGACGTCAGTGCGACGCTGATTGGCTCTCCCCGCTCCGATGAGGCAGGTGGGCGGGGTCGGCCATCCTGCCGTACTGTCATTGGCTGAAAGATGGAAGGAGGGCGCAGCGAGGGTGGCGCCTGCGCAAGGCAGGTGTGGCCCCGTGGCAGTGACCGGCGTTGGGGTCACTTCCGGTCGCTGCCTTTCTGCTTCCGGGTCCGAAGCTCTCCCCTCCGCCGTCGCTTACGAACAGCCCCGCTGCGCCGGTACCGGGCGGGCGCGGCCTAGGGGTGCGGGGCGGGGCCTGGAGGGGCCGGGGGCCGCAGGGGGCCGGGGAacagcagggcagaggcagcGGAGCCGCGCCGGGAGCgctgcggggcgggggcggAGGCTGCGGTgatgggagctgggagggaggggacGTGGGGTCCCGGTGTGGTTCTGTTGTGTCCGGTGGAGCTTTAGTGGGTTCCCATTGCGGTGCTGGGGGATCCCGGCGGGTTGCACTGCCCGGTGGGTCTCGGTGAGGTCGCTGTGCTTCCCGTTGGGCTCTGATGGATTCCTGGGGGGGTTCTGGGGCGTTCCCGGTGGACCCGATGCAGTAGTGGCGGGGTTCCGGGGGGGTCCCGGCGGTTCCCGTTGGGGTCTGAAGGCGCTCGGTGGGTTCCTGGTGGTGTTGGAACCAGACCGGTGGGGTCCGGTGCACCCAGTGGAATCCCGATGTGTCCCAGCGTCAAACTGCTGTGCCCGGTGGGGTCCTGCTGGGTTCTCGTTGGGGTCTTTGTGGGTCCTAACGAAGTCCCCGCGTGCCCAGTCCTCCAGGTGGGCTCTGAGTGGTTCCCGCTGGGGTCCTGGGTGGAGTCCTTGTGGGTCCTGGttggtccctatggggtccctgttGTGTTTGGTGTGCCCAATGGTGTCCCAGTGGGTCCCAGTGTCGTCTTGCTGTGCTCAGTGAGGTTTCTTTGCGTCCCCATGGGCTTCTGGTCTGGGCCCTTGGTATGGACCCCAGGTGTGCCCTGTGGGTCCCAGCATGGTGCTGGCAGGGTCCCCGTGATCCCCTTGCCCACAGGACACTGCTCAGCGCCCCGCTCTGCCCGCAGCGCCCGCCATGAGGCTGTACAGCCTGAGCGTGCTGTACAAGGGTGAGGCCCGCGTGCAGCTGCTGAAGGCCGCCTCCGATGTCTCCACCTTCAACTTCTTCCAGCGGTCCAGGTGAGCCCCCGACCCCCCTGCGTCCCCAGGGCGTGTGGGGCCACGTTCTGCTCCCACACAGGAGGCACTGCCTTCTCATTACATCTCACTGCCTTCTCATTACATCTCACTGCCTAATTACAACCTGCTTTGTCTCCCTGCTGGGCGCTGCCCGCTCAGGACCGGACGGTTCAGCCCGGAGTTTGGGAGGGCTCAGAGCCCTGTGGGATGGGGCAGGAGTGGAGCTGTTGAGCTGCTCGCTCACAGCGCTCCAGTTCCCAGCCCTGTCCACACTGAGGGTTTGTTGGAGCCTCTGGTGCGTCTGGTTCTGCAATTGCAGCGATAGagggaaatgcttttaagtaAAACCATCTTAAAAAACCATTCTTTGGGCCAAATAAGTGAGGGGAAAGGGGGAGTCGGGGCAGCCCTGTCACACATGCACTCGAAGGCGGATTGAGCGCGGTGAAGTGATCTGCAGAGCCCACTGCTGCTTATCGTGGCTCTGCCGAACGCAGACATTTgctgcagaagggctgtgcctgtgctggggGAAAATGCCCTGAGAAATCCCGGCACAAAACCCACCAGTGTCtcagtggggctgtgggaggggaagaggggCCACGGGGCTGGGCCGGGGCTAGcctgtgccccacagccccatgggGCCACGCTCCTGGGTCGGTGAGAGCCGGCGTTTTGTGCTCGCAGCGTGCAGGAATTCATGACCTTCACCAGCCAGCTGATCGTGGAGCGCTCggagctgggcagcagggcCTCGGTCAAGGAGCAAGGTGAGCACTGTGCCTCCTCCAGCCGCGCCTCCCCTCCCCGTGCTGGGCgggctggagcagagcaggtcCAGGCCTGGAGTCCTGCCCACACTGCGGAGCTGAGCTCCCTCCTGGAGCACTGAGGGGCTCCGGatccccccaacccccctcTCTGCCCAGACTACCTGTGCCACGTCCACGTGCGCGGTGACGGGCTGGCTGGTGTGGTGATCGCCGACAACGAATACCCGTCACGGGTGTGCTTCACTTTGCTGGACAAGGTGAGCGGTGCAGGCGGGACTTGTGTGTCACCTCGGGGCCTTCCTGAGGgtctgccagctctgtgccGGGGAAACAAACCCCGCTCCCTCACACGCAGGTCCTGGAGGAGTTCTCCAGGCAGGTGAGCAGGGCAGACTGGCCCTCGGGGTCTCCTGCCACCATCAGCTATGCAGCTCTGGATGGATACCTCAGCAAATACCAGGTATGGGGCCCGGGCTTCTGGGCTGCTGTGTGCGTTGCTGCTGCGCTGACGCTGCTGTCTCCTCTCCCAGAACCCCCGTGATGCCGACCCGATGACCAgagtgcaggcagagctggacGAGACCAAAATAAtcctggtgaggctgcagctgctgcccatctCTGCTCCCCTCTGCTCCGTCATGGGAGCTCCGTGCCATCAGCACCGCTTCCTTTTGGCAGCACAACACTATGGAGTCACTGCTGGAGCGAGGGGAGAAGCTGGATGATCTGGTGTCCAAATCTGAGGTGCTCGGCGTGCAGTCCAAAGCCTTCTACAAGACCGTGAGTGCGCTTTGCTTCGCTGGGGGGTTTCCCTGTgagctgtgggatgggatgagggCAGCGAGGAGCTCAGCTTCCCAGCTGTGGCCGTGGAGCTCCTCGACCCTTCCAGAGGAGCCGAACCTCATGGCTGTGGGTTTGGCCACGAGCTGAGCTGTCGGGCCGAGGTCAGCCCATGGCTGGGGGTGCGCTCACACCATCTCCTCCACCTCTGCAGGCCCGAAAGCAGAACTCGTGCTGTGAGATTATGTGACCCGGAGCCGGGgctctcctgctccagctcaCCGGGGCCTTCACTCCCGTTCGGATCTCGGCCGCTCCCAGGACTGAAAGCAGAACCCCGCGGGCTCCTGGGCCGCAGCCTTACCCAAAAACTGGACTCAGCGGCCCCTGTGCCGGGGGAGCGCCGTGCCCCGCCATGACGCCTGTCACACCAGCGAGTGCCTCGGCCGTGGGATGGGGAGAGAGGAGCCGGGCCCCCCTGCAGGGCCTGGGGCTGTGCGGGGAGCGGGGGGGCTTTtatggggctgctgcaggggggggggaagagggaggggagatgggTTTCTCTGGTCTGCGGCAGGCTGGGGGCTCCGTGCTGCGTTCTGCCCCCTTCCTCCAGCAGAACCAGGGGCCGTGGGGGCAGGGAGGCACCCAGGGGACGTGGCACTGCACAGGAAGCCCTGCAGCATGGCGCTGGTGGGGGCCGTCACCTTTGGAATGGGTCTGAACCCCCACTTCCTGCCTGGCCCCTGCGGGCAGGTTTGGGGCGTGGGGAAGCGGCGGGGACGGGTGTGGGGCTCCCTGCTCATCGCCCCATGGCAGCCAGGGGGGTCTCAGCCTCCCCCACTCCTCGGGAAGGGCAAAGCTTTCGCTCGGGATGTAGTGTGATCGGTGTTGCCTGTTGTTTCCGTGCTGGCCCATAAAGTTGTCTTTGACGGTTTGTAGCTCAGCTGTGCTTGGGCGTCGGGGCTGGGATGTGAGGCTGGGGGCGGGGGGGCAGCACCAGGGGGCGGCCCTACAGGAAAAGGCCGGGCAGCAGCGCGCGGTCGCTCCGCAGCGTCCACCGGGATTTCCTTGTCAACGGTTGTTTTTCCTCataatttatttgcagtttttttttcccgaGACAAAAACGAAATCAGTCATCTTTTACACTTACAaggctcagaaagaaaagacgAAGGGGTCcgaggagggaaggggggaaatgctggggggggggggagggggagggatgGAAAAGAACGAGAGAAAAGTGgaaaggagaggggagaaaatTCGGCAACGATCCACCAGCATTCATGGGACAGaaacagctcagctcagctcctgaCATACAGCGTTAGCGCTCCAGGTGCTCCCGCGCAAAGtgcatgcagaaaataaaccCCCGCCCCCCCGAACCCCCCCGACCCACGGCCACAGCCACAAACAGCCCCAGCGACAACGGGTGCGGGATGGGggcgtgggggggggggcgtgGGGCGAtgccctccccctctccccccagaGCGGTGACCCCCGGAGGCCGGGTCGGATGCGGGGGGGGGCAGCAGCCTGTGCCCCCTAAGAGACCCCTTCTCTTAGTCTAAAGTGCTTGCGCCGCTGCCTGGGTGCTGGGTCGGCCCCGAGcccccgccccctccccgccctTAGGGCCGgaccccctcctccctccccccccccccaaattacGGAACTCCTGGCCCCCAACTCTCGGCGCGCCCCACACTTGTGGGGCAGAGCTACGGGCAGGGAGCAGTGGGTGGGGGTCGGATGGGGGGGGGAACGACACCGGCTGCTCCCGCGGgaattcaaaaataaagagcTCTCTCTATGTACAGGGACCCGGGGAGGGAAGGAGCGAAAGCGGAGTCCAAAGAACAACATCCACCACCAGCAACAGCGAAACTCCACAAGCACGGCCGGGGGGGGATCCGGGCAGCCCCCCCAGCCCGGCACAGacggaggaggagggagggggacACCGCGGACGTCCGCGTGCTCCGGCGGCCCCTCCGTGCCAACGGGTGGTTGGGGGAGGAAGAACGTGGGGAGGAGAagtgggggaaggggaggggggcgATTTTTGACCGTTTTCCGTcgttttggcttttttttgtcttttttttttctgcaaacacaGGCACCGGGCGGAGAGGGgccggggggggagggggggggcacAAGGCATGCGGACGCGCGTTCCGGGACCGCGGCACCCGGCCGGCGGCTCGGCCTCGGCGGGGGTCTCGGGGTGGGCTGACGGGGCCGGGGCGCTCGGAGGGGTCCGGAGGCGGCGGGACCCCCGCAGGCCGCCCTCACCTTCACTGGAGGGGAGCGACGGGGGCCCCCGAGCCGTGGAAGTGGACGTTCTGCCACTTGCCGTCGCGGCGGTGCCACACGCGCGTCTCCTCCGACTGGCTGGTGCGCGGGCGGCCCTGCGCGTCCAGGTACTGCGTGAGGCGGATGTAGGCGATGCATGCCGCGTCCTCCCCGATGACGTGGACGTGGGGGTTCAGGATGGTCGTGTGGATCGGTTTGTTGTTCTTGGACAGCACTGCGGGGCGGCAGCGTcagcgcggggcggcggggcggggtgTGGGGTGCGGGGATGCAGGTAGGGGAGGGATGGATGCAGGTAAAGGgaagggaggcaggaagggaagagaagcaggaagggaagggaggcaggaagggaagggaagcaggaagggaagggaggcaggaagggaagggaggcaggaagggaagagaagcaggaagggaagggaagcaggaagggaagggaggcaggaagggaggggatgcaagaagggaagggaggcaggaagggaggggaggcaggaagggaagggaggcaggaagggaagggaggcaggaagggaagggaggcaggaagagaagggaagcaggaagggaggcaggaagggggaagcaggaagagaagggaagcaggaagggaagcaggaagggaagggaggcaggaagggaagggaagcaggaagggaagggaggcaggaagggaagggaggcaggaagagaagggaagcaggaagggaaggaaggcaggaagggaagggaggcaggaagggaagggaggcaggaagggaagggaggcaggaaaggaagggaTGTAGGTGAGAATGCAGGCAGGGATGCAGCAGATGTACAGCTACAGAGACGGGGATGACAGGCAGGCACTGAAGGCAGGACgggcaggcaggaggagaggcagcagcGGCACTCACGGTTCTCGAAGTAGAAGCGGTGGAAGTCCATGCCCTccaccaggttgcccagagcttCAGGCTCGAAGGAGGTGAGCCCCGGGTCGCAGATCTTCCTGCAAAGCGCTGCGTCAGCCTCAGCCCCCCCCGAGCCCTGCCCCCCCCCGACCCCACTCACGCGTAGGCCTCGAAGTCCCCGTTGTTGACGGCCTCaatgagctgctctgtgatctTAATGATCTCCTGCTTGCGGGCTGCGGGGACAGCGGGGTCACGGTACGGCCCCAAGGGGGGAGGGGACACAAAGACCATGAGGACACACGGACGGACGCACAGCGTGGGGACAGACCGACCCCTGAGCCGGACGTGTGGATGATGAGGACGTGGGGATGGACACACAGACCTCGAGGACACAGAGGGGATGCTGACACCCTGCTCCCACTGCCACCCCAGTGCACTCCGACACCCCAGTGCCATCCTGTCGCACTGCACCACATCCCAGTTCCGACCAGTACATCTCACTGACATCCCAGTGCCAACAAATCCACCCCAGTGAccttccagcacatcccagtgcGGCTCAGTGCCTCCCACACCACCCCTGCACACCCCACTGACATTCCAGTGCAGTGCATCACCGCCCTATTGCTTCCCATGCGCCCCAGTGCCACCCAAACTGGACATCCCAGCACACCTCGACACAGCACCATCCTGCTGCGCCCCAGTGCCATTCCAGCGCACCTCAGTACATCCCAGTCCCTTCCCAGTGCACTGCAGGACCATTCTGTCACCTCCCAGCACTCCCCAGTTCCACCCTGCGCATCCCAATGCCACCCCAAGGCATCCCAGCGCTGCCTCCGAGGGCCCCACTGCATTCCCATGCCATCTCACTGCAGCCAATtgcatcccagtgcatcccagtgcCATTCCAATGCAACCCAGTGCATCCTAGCACCATTCCAGTGccatcccagtgcatcccagtgcATCCTAGCACCATTCCAGtgcatcccagtgccatcccagtgcatcccagtgccatcccaaCGCATGTTAGTGtctcccagctccatcccagtGCCATTCCAATGCATCTTAATGCATCCTAGCTCCATTCCAGTGCATCCCAGCATCATTCCAGtacatcccagcaccattccattgcatcctggctccatcccagtacatcccagtgTCTCCTAGCTTCGTCCCAGTGCTTCCCAGTGCCAT from Lagopus muta isolate bLagMut1 chromosome 27, bLagMut1 primary, whole genome shotgun sequence includes these protein-coding regions:
- the YKT6 gene encoding synaptobrevin homolog YKT6; protein product: MRLYSLSVLYKGEARVQLLKAASDVSTFNFFQRSSVQEFMTFTSQLIVERSELGSRASVKEQDYLCHVHVRGDGLAGVVIADNEYPSRVCFTLLDKVLEEFSRQVSRADWPSGSPATISYAALDGYLSKYQNPRDADPMTRVQAELDETKIILHNTMESLLERGEKLDDLVSKSEVLGVQSKAFYKTARKQNSCCEIM